A portion of the Phycodurus eques isolate BA_2022a chromosome 3, UOR_Pequ_1.1, whole genome shotgun sequence genome contains these proteins:
- the LOC133399635 gene encoding cip1-interacting zinc finger protein-like, which yields MCAQACKRASRPFCAACGRHLKTPRKFVEHMKSDKHKRQLRLKAAQEEELITVDAVGCFEEEAEPKQEVELGHQEEEAATSQATS from the exons ATGTGTGCGCAGGCGTGCAAGCGCGCGTCACGGCCGTTCTGCGCGGCGTGCGGCCGCCACTTGAAGACGCCGCGGAAGTTCGTGGAGCACATGAAGTCCGACAAGCACAAGCGACAG TTGCGTTTGAAGGCGGCTCAGGAGGAGGAGCTTATCACTGTGGACGCGGTTGGCTGTTttgaggaggaggcggagccaAAGCAGGAAGTAGAATTAGGACACCAGGAAGAGGAAGCAGCCACTTCACAG GCGACCTCTTGA